A section of the Pseudomonas tritici genome encodes:
- a CDS encoding DUF1456 family protein, giving the protein MIHNDVLRSVRYMLDISDNKMVEITKLGGMDVTKEDLLTYLKKDEEEGFVFCPDEVMAHFLDGLVIFKRGKDESRPPQPIETPITNNIILKKLRVAFELKEDDMHAILKAAEFPVSKPELSALFRKFGHTNYRTCGDQLLRNFLKGLTLRVRA; this is encoded by the coding sequence ATGATTCACAATGACGTACTGCGCAGCGTGCGCTACATGCTCGACATCAGCGACAACAAAATGGTCGAGATCACCAAGCTCGGCGGCATGGACGTAACCAAGGAAGACCTGCTGACCTACCTCAAGAAAGATGAGGAAGAAGGCTTCGTGTTCTGCCCGGATGAAGTCATGGCGCACTTCCTTGATGGCCTGGTGATCTTCAAGCGCGGCAAAGACGAAAGCCGTCCGCCGCAGCCGATCGAAACCCCGATCACCAACAACATCATCCTCAAGAAGCTGCGCGTGGCCTTTGAACTGAAGGAAGACGACATGCACGCCATCCTCAAGGCGGCCGAGTTCCCGGTGTCCAAGCCTGAGTTGAGCGCGCTGTTCCGCAAGTTCGGCCACACCAACTACCGGACCTGCGGTGACCAGTTGCTGCGCAACTTCCTCAAGGGCCTGACGCTGCGGGTTCGTGCGTAA
- a CDS encoding rRNA pseudouridine synthase, producing MTDPIRLSKRLIELVGCSRREAELFIEGGWVSVDGEVIDEPQFKVTTQKVELDPEAKATVPEPVTILLHAPVGVDAETAMASISAETLSEEHRFSKRPLKGHFLRLTASADLQAKASGLLVFTQDWKILRKLTADAAKIEQEYVVEVEGDMVAHGLNRLNHGLTYKGKELPAVKASWQNENRLRFAMKNPQPGVIALFCEAVGLKVIAIRRIRIGGVSIGKVPVGQWRYLSGKEKF from the coding sequence ATGACTGACCCCATACGCCTCTCCAAACGCCTTATCGAACTGGTCGGTTGCTCCCGTCGGGAGGCTGAGCTGTTCATTGAAGGCGGCTGGGTCTCGGTGGACGGTGAAGTGATCGACGAGCCGCAGTTCAAGGTCACCACCCAGAAGGTCGAACTCGACCCCGAGGCCAAGGCCACGGTGCCCGAGCCGGTGACCATCCTGCTGCACGCCCCTGTCGGCGTGGATGCCGAAACGGCCATGGCGTCGATCAGCGCCGAAACACTCTCGGAAGAACATCGCTTCAGCAAGCGCCCGCTCAAGGGCCACTTCCTGCGCCTGACCGCCAGCGCCGACCTGCAAGCCAAGGCCAGCGGCCTTCTGGTGTTCACGCAGGATTGGAAGATCCTGCGCAAGCTGACCGCCGATGCCGCCAAGATCGAGCAGGAATACGTGGTGGAAGTCGAGGGTGACATGGTTGCCCACGGCCTCAACCGCCTGAACCACGGCCTGACCTACAAAGGCAAGGAGCTGCCGGCCGTCAAAGCCAGCTGGCAGAACGAAAACCGCCTGCGTTTTGCAATGAAAAACCCGCAGCCGGGCGTGATTGCACTGTTTTGCGAAGCGGTTGGCCTCAAGGTCATCGCCATTCGTCGTATCCGCATCGGCGGCGTGTCCATCGGCAAAGTGCCGGTTGGCCAATGGCGTTACCTGTCCGGCAAAGAGAAGTTCTAA
- a CDS encoding GNAT family N-acetyltransferase — protein MRQHSVIHTPKTSDYQKLTEIWESSVRATHDFLPESYIERLRHLVLTHYLDTVMLICTKDSHQCITGFAGVAAGKVEMLFIDPQHRGQGLGRQLLRYAIERMNADELEVNEQNPQALGFYLKQGFEVIGRTEHDGLGQPYPLLRLRLRQAQQQSRQG, from the coding sequence ATGCGTCAGCATTCGGTTATCCATACCCCCAAAACCAGCGATTATCAAAAACTGACTGAAATCTGGGAGTCCTCAGTGCGGGCCACCCACGATTTTTTGCCGGAGAGCTACATCGAGCGACTGAGGCATCTGGTGCTGACGCACTATTTGGACACAGTGATGCTGATCTGCACCAAGGACTCGCATCAATGCATCACCGGGTTCGCTGGCGTGGCCGCGGGCAAGGTCGAAATGCTGTTTATCGACCCGCAGCACCGGGGCCAGGGCCTTGGCCGGCAATTGCTGCGCTATGCCATTGAACGCATGAACGCCGACGAACTCGAGGTGAACGAACAGAACCCCCAGGCCCTGGGCTTTTACCTCAAGCAAGGCTTCGAGGTGATCGGACGCACGGAACATGATGGCCTGGGCCAGCCTTATCCGTTGCTGCGTCTGCGTTTACGCCAGGCGCAACAGCAGTCCCGCCAGGGTTAA
- the rimO gene encoding 30S ribosomal protein S12 methylthiotransferase RimO, whose product MSTTIAKANPKVGFVSLGCPKALVDSERILTQLRMEGYDVVSTYQDADVVVVNTCGFIDSAKAESLEVIGEAIKENGKVIVTGCMGVEEGNIRNVHPSVLAVTGPQQYEQVVNAVHQVVPPRQDHNPLIDLVPPQGIKLTPRHYAYLKISEGCNHSCSFCIIPSMRGKLVSRPVGDVLDEAQRLVKSGVKELLVISQDTSAYGVDVKYRTGFWNGAPVKTRMTELCEALSSLGVWVRLHYVYPYPHVDELIPLMAAGKILPYLDIPFQHASPKVLKAMKRPAFEDKTLARIKNWREICPELIIRSTFIVGFPGETEEDFQYLLDWLTEAQLDRVGCFQYSPVEGAPANLLDLAVVPDDVKQDRWERFMAHQQAISSARLQLRIGKEIEVLIDEVDEQGAVGRCFFDAPEIDGNVFIDDASGLKPGDKVWCTVTDADEYDLWAEKRD is encoded by the coding sequence ATGTCCACCACCATCGCAAAAGCCAACCCCAAGGTTGGCTTTGTTTCCCTGGGTTGCCCGAAGGCTCTGGTTGACTCCGAGCGCATCCTCACGCAACTGCGCATGGAAGGCTATGACGTTGTGTCCACCTACCAGGACGCTGACGTGGTGGTGGTCAACACCTGCGGCTTCATTGACTCGGCCAAGGCAGAGTCGCTGGAAGTGATCGGCGAAGCGATCAAGGAAAACGGCAAGGTCATCGTGACCGGCTGCATGGGTGTGGAAGAAGGCAATATCCGCAATGTGCACCCAAGCGTGCTCGCGGTGACCGGCCCGCAGCAGTACGAGCAGGTGGTCAACGCCGTGCACCAGGTGGTGCCGCCACGCCAGGACCACAACCCGCTGATTGACCTGGTGCCGCCGCAAGGCATCAAGCTGACCCCGCGCCACTACGCGTACCTGAAGATCTCCGAAGGCTGCAACCACAGCTGCAGCTTCTGCATCATCCCGTCGATGCGCGGCAAGCTGGTCAGCCGCCCGGTGGGTGACGTACTGGACGAGGCCCAGCGCCTGGTCAAATCCGGCGTGAAAGAGCTGCTGGTGATCTCCCAGGACACCAGCGCCTACGGCGTCGACGTGAAATACCGCACCGGCTTCTGGAACGGCGCGCCGGTGAAAACCCGCATGACCGAACTCTGCGAAGCCTTGAGCAGCCTGGGTGTGTGGGTGCGCCTACACTACGTTTACCCGTACCCGCACGTGGACGAGCTGATCCCGCTGATGGCCGCCGGCAAGATCCTGCCGTACCTGGACATCCCGTTCCAGCACGCCAGCCCGAAAGTGCTCAAGGCCATGAAACGCCCGGCATTCGAAGACAAGACCCTGGCGCGCATCAAGAACTGGCGCGAGATCTGCCCGGAGCTGATCATCCGTTCGACCTTCATCGTCGGCTTCCCCGGCGAAACCGAAGAAGACTTCCAGTACCTGCTGGACTGGCTGACAGAAGCCCAACTGGATCGCGTCGGCTGCTTCCAGTACTCACCGGTTGAAGGCGCCCCGGCCAACCTGCTGGACCTGGCCGTAGTGCCGGACGACGTCAAGCAGGACCGTTGGGAGCGTTTCATGGCGCACCAGCAGGCTATCAGCTCGGCGCGCCTGCAACTGCGCATCGGCAAGGAAATCGAAGTGCTGATCGACGAAGTCGACGAGCAAGGCGCGGTTGGCCGCTGCTTCTTCGATGCACCGGAAATCGACGGTAACGTGTTTATCGACGATGCCAGCGGCTTGAAGCCGGGTGACAAGGTCTGGTGCACCGTGACGGACGCCGACGAGTACGATTTGTGGGCTGAAAAGCGCGACTGA
- a CDS encoding potassium transporter Kup — MGQASSPAAGAEHSTAKPIGMLVAAVGVVYGDIGTSPLYTLKEVFNGGYGVQVNHDGVLGILALIFWSLIWVVSIKYMLFVLRADNQGEGGIMALTALARRAAGERKKLRSFLVVCGLCGAALFYGDSMITPAISVLSAVEGLELAFDGLEKWVVPIALVVLVALFLIQKHGTDHIGKLFGPVMVTWFLVLGGLGVYGITLHPEVLSAMNPMWAVRFFEAHPGIGVAILGAVVLALTGAEALYADMGHFGRKPIARAWFILVLPALVLNYFGQGAMLLGDPEAARNPFYLLAPSWALIPLVVLSTLATVIASQAVISGAFSLTRQAIQLGYIPRMHIQHTSSAEQGQIYIGAVNWSLMVGVILLVLGFESSNALASAYGVAVTGTMLMTTILVSAVMLLLWKWPPILAVPVLVCCLLVDGLYFAANVPKIIQGGAFPVLAGIVLFVLMTTWKRGKQLLVERLDEGGLPLPIFISSIRVQPPHRVQGTAVFLTARPDAVPHALLHNLLHNQVLHEQVVLLTVVYEDIPRVPAARRFEVDAYGEGFFRVILHFGFTDEPDVPEALKLCHLDDLDFSPMRTTYFLSRETVIASRIKGMARWREALFAFMLKNANGNLRFFKLPVNRVIELGTQVEM, encoded by the coding sequence ATGGGTCAGGCAAGTAGTCCGGCGGCAGGCGCCGAGCATTCCACCGCAAAGCCGATTGGCATGCTGGTGGCAGCGGTCGGGGTGGTTTACGGCGATATCGGGACCAGCCCGCTCTACACCCTTAAAGAGGTGTTCAACGGCGGCTATGGGGTTCAGGTCAACCATGACGGTGTGCTGGGGATCCTGGCGCTGATCTTCTGGTCGCTGATTTGGGTCGTCTCGATCAAATACATGCTGTTTGTGCTGCGCGCCGACAACCAGGGCGAGGGCGGCATCATGGCTCTGACTGCACTGGCGCGACGGGCGGCGGGGGAGCGCAAGAAGCTGCGCAGCTTCCTGGTGGTGTGTGGCCTGTGCGGCGCGGCGCTGTTCTACGGCGACAGCATGATCACCCCGGCGATTTCCGTGTTATCGGCGGTTGAAGGCCTGGAGCTGGCGTTCGACGGCTTGGAAAAATGGGTCGTGCCCATCGCCCTTGTTGTGCTGGTGGCCTTGTTCCTGATCCAAAAGCACGGCACTGACCACATCGGCAAGCTGTTCGGACCTGTGATGGTGACCTGGTTCCTGGTCCTGGGCGGTCTCGGTGTGTATGGCATCACCCTGCATCCTGAGGTACTCAGTGCCATGAACCCGATGTGGGCGGTGCGCTTCTTCGAGGCTCACCCGGGCATTGGCGTGGCTATCCTTGGCGCGGTGGTGCTGGCACTGACCGGCGCCGAAGCACTGTACGCCGACATGGGCCACTTCGGCCGCAAACCCATTGCCCGCGCCTGGTTCATCCTGGTGCTGCCGGCGCTGGTACTCAATTATTTCGGCCAAGGCGCGATGCTGCTGGGTGACCCGGAAGCCGCGCGCAACCCGTTCTACCTGCTGGCACCCAGCTGGGCGTTGATCCCGCTGGTGGTGTTGTCCACCCTGGCCACGGTGATTGCGTCCCAGGCGGTGATTTCCGGTGCGTTCTCGTTGACGCGCCAGGCGATCCAACTGGGCTACATCCCGCGCATGCATATCCAGCACACCTCCAGTGCCGAGCAGGGCCAGATCTACATCGGCGCGGTGAACTGGTCGCTAATGGTGGGCGTGATCCTGCTGGTGCTGGGGTTCGAATCCTCCAACGCATTGGCGTCGGCCTACGGCGTGGCGGTAACCGGCACCATGCTGATGACGACCATCCTGGTGTCGGCGGTGATGTTGTTGCTGTGGAAATGGCCGCCGATCCTGGCAGTACCGGTCTTGGTCTGCTGCCTGCTGGTGGACGGGCTCTACTTCGCCGCCAACGTGCCGAAGATCATCCAGGGCGGCGCCTTCCCGGTTTTGGCGGGGATCGTGTTGTTCGTGCTGATGACCACCTGGAAGCGCGGCAAACAATTGCTGGTGGAGCGTCTCGACGAAGGCGGCCTGCCGCTGCCGATCTTTATCAGCAGTATCCGCGTGCAGCCACCCCATCGGGTCCAGGGCACCGCCGTGTTCCTCACCGCGCGCCCGGACGCTGTGCCCCACGCGCTGTTGCACAACCTGCTGCATAACCAGGTGTTGCATGAGCAAGTGGTGTTGCTGACGGTGGTCTATGAGGACATTCCTCGCGTACCGGCGGCACGGCGCTTCGAAGTGGATGCCTACGGCGAAGGCTTCTTCCGGGTGATCCTGCACTTTGGTTTTACCGACGAGCCGGACGTGCCTGAAGCGCTGAAGTTGTGTCACTTGGATGACCTGGACTTCAGCCCGATGCGCACCACGTACTTCCTCAGCCGCGAGACGGTGATCGCCTCTCGCATCAAGGGCATGGCGCGCTGGCGCGAGGCGTTGTTCGCGTTCATGTTGAAGAATGCCAACGGCAACCTGCGCTTCTTCAAACTCCCGGTAAACCGGGTGATCGAGCTGGGTACCCAGGTCGAAATGTAA
- a CDS encoding NADH:flavin oxidoreductase/NADH oxidase: MSQLLEPYTLRQLTLLNRIAVSPMCQYSAVDGLANDWHLVHLGSRAVGGAGLIFTEATAVTADGRITAQDLGLWNDAQIEPLRRITRFIAAQGAVAGIQLAHAGRKASTHRPWIGKHGSVQAEEGGWVPVGPSPIAFDPQHTQPKQLDEGQIHQVIADFVAAAKRALTAGFEVVEIHAAHGYLLHQFLSPISNQRQDRYGGSFENRIRLVLQVTEAVREAWPQELPLFVRVSATDWVEDGWNPDETVELARRLKDLGVDLIDVSSGGTAANAEIPTGPGYQTRFAERVRKESGMATGTVGMITEPAQAEHILRTCQADIIFLARELLRDPYWPLHADDDLGGRKAIWPAQYQRATHRDQPIHESDLRD, from the coding sequence ATGAGTCAGCTGCTCGAACCCTATACCCTGCGCCAATTGACCCTGCTCAATCGCATCGCGGTCTCGCCGATGTGCCAGTATTCGGCGGTCGACGGCCTGGCCAATGATTGGCACTTGGTACACCTTGGCAGCCGTGCGGTCGGCGGTGCGGGGCTGATTTTTACCGAAGCCACCGCTGTCACCGCTGATGGCCGCATCACCGCTCAGGACCTGGGCTTGTGGAACGACGCACAGATCGAACCGTTGCGACGCATCACGCGCTTTATTGCGGCACAGGGCGCTGTGGCCGGCATTCAATTGGCTCACGCCGGGCGCAAGGCCAGCACCCATCGGCCATGGATCGGCAAGCACGGCAGTGTCCAGGCGGAGGAGGGCGGCTGGGTGCCGGTAGGGCCCTCGCCGATTGCCTTCGATCCTCAGCACACTCAACCCAAGCAGTTGGATGAGGGGCAGATCCACCAAGTGATCGCCGATTTTGTCGCCGCCGCCAAGCGTGCGTTGACCGCGGGTTTTGAAGTGGTGGAAATCCACGCAGCGCATGGTTACCTGTTGCATCAATTCCTGTCGCCGATCAGCAATCAGCGTCAGGACAGGTACGGCGGCTCGTTTGAAAACCGTATCCGCCTGGTGCTGCAGGTCACAGAGGCCGTGCGTGAAGCCTGGCCCCAGGAGCTGCCGTTGTTTGTGCGGGTGTCGGCCACCGACTGGGTGGAAGATGGCTGGAACCCTGACGAAACCGTGGAACTGGCGCGACGCCTGAAAGACCTTGGCGTGGACCTGATTGACGTATCGTCCGGTGGCACGGCCGCTAACGCCGAGATCCCTACCGGCCCGGGCTACCAGACCCGTTTCGCCGAGCGGGTGCGCAAAGAGTCGGGCATGGCTACCGGCACCGTTGGCATGATCACCGAGCCGGCCCAGGCCGAGCACATCCTGCGCACCTGCCAGGCCGACATCATCTTCCTGGCGCGTGAACTGCTGCGTGACCCTTACTGGCCGCTGCATGCCGACGACGACCTGGGCGGGCGCAAGGCGATCTGGCCGGCGCAGTATCAAAGGGCGACCCATCGCGACCAGCCGATTCATGAGTCTGATCTGCGCGATTAA
- a CDS encoding glucan biosynthesis protein D, which translates to MHRRNLLKASMAIAAYTGLSASGLLAAQAWAGNRAADGKAVAFDFESLKAQAKQLAGTAYKDTKQVLPPTLATMTPQNFNAIGYDGNHSLWKELNGQLDVQFFHVGMGFKTPVRMHSVDPKTREAREVHFRPSLFNYEKTTVDTKQLTGDLGFSGFKLFKAPELDRHDVLSFLGASYFRAVDSTGQYGLSARGLAIDTYAKKREEFPDFTQFWFETPDKNATRFVVYALLDSPSATGAYRFDIDCQANQVVMAIDAHINARTAIEQLGIAPMTSMFSCGTHERRMCDTIHPQIHDSDRLAMWRGNGEWICRPLNNPAKLQFNAFADTDPKGFGLVQTDHEFASYQDTVDWYSKRPSLWVEPTTAWGEGSIDLLEIPTTGETLDNIVAFWTPKKPVAAGESLNYGYKLYWSALPPVSTPLAQVDATRSGMGGFIEGWAPGEHYPEVWARRFAVDFKGGGLDRLPPGTGIEPVVTCSHGQVKDFSVLVLDNIKGYRILFDWYPTSDSVEPVELRLFIRTQDRTLSETWLYQYFPPAPDQRKYT; encoded by the coding sequence ATGCACCGCAGGAATTTGCTCAAAGCGTCCATGGCCATTGCGGCTTACACCGGTTTGTCGGCCAGCGGCCTGCTTGCCGCCCAGGCCTGGGCCGGGAACCGTGCCGCCGATGGCAAGGCCGTGGCGTTCGATTTCGAATCGCTGAAGGCCCAGGCCAAGCAACTCGCCGGGACCGCTTACAAAGACACGAAACAAGTGCTGCCGCCCACCCTGGCGACCATGACCCCGCAGAATTTCAACGCCATCGGCTACGACGGCAACCACTCGTTGTGGAAGGAATTGAACGGCCAGCTCGACGTGCAGTTCTTCCACGTCGGCATGGGGTTCAAGACGCCGGTGCGCATGCACAGCGTCGACCCCAAGACCCGCGAAGCCCGTGAGGTGCATTTCCGCCCTTCGCTGTTCAACTATGAAAAAACCACGGTCGACACCAAACAGCTGACCGGCGACCTGGGTTTCTCCGGCTTCAAGCTGTTCAAGGCGCCGGAACTGGACCGCCATGATGTGCTGTCATTTCTCGGCGCGAGCTACTTTCGCGCAGTGGATTCCACCGGCCAGTACGGCCTCTCCGCCCGTGGCCTGGCCATCGACACCTACGCGAAAAAACGCGAGGAATTCCCCGATTTCACGCAGTTCTGGTTCGAAACCCCGGACAAGAACGCCACCCGCTTCGTGGTCTACGCCCTGCTCGACTCGCCGAGCGCCACCGGCGCCTACCGCTTCGATATCGACTGCCAGGCCAACCAGGTGGTGATGGCGATCGATGCGCACATCAATGCGCGTACCGCCATCGAACAACTGGGCATCGCGCCGATGACCAGCATGTTCAGTTGCGGTACCCATGAGCGCCGCATGTGCGACACCATCCACCCGCAAATCCACGACTCGGACCGCCTGGCGATGTGGCGCGGCAATGGCGAATGGATCTGCCGCCCGCTGAACAACCCGGCCAAGCTGCAGTTCAACGCGTTTGCCGACACCGACCCCAAAGGCTTTGGCCTGGTGCAGACCGACCATGAGTTCGCCAGTTACCAGGACACCGTGGACTGGTACAGCAAGCGCCCGAGCCTATGGGTTGAACCCACCACGGCTTGGGGTGAAGGCTCCATCGACCTGTTGGAAATTCCTACAACCGGCGAGACCCTCGATAACATCGTGGCCTTCTGGACCCCAAAAAAACCCGTGGCAGCCGGCGAATCACTGAACTACGGCTACAAGCTGTACTGGAGCGCCCTGCCACCGGTGAGCACGCCGTTGGCCCAGGTAGACGCGACCCGCTCAGGCATGGGTGGCTTTATCGAAGGTTGGGCACCGGGTGAGCACTACCCTGAGGTGTGGGCGCGCCGTTTCGCCGTAGACTTCAAGGGCGGTGGCCTGGACCGCCTGCCACCCGGCACAGGGATTGAGCCAGTGGTGACGTGCTCCCATGGCCAGGTCAAGGATTTCAGCGTGCTGGTGCTGGATAACATCAAGGGCTACCGCATCCTGTTCGACTGGTACCCGACCAGCGACAGCGTGGAGCCGGTGGAACTGCGCCTGTTTATCCGTACCCAGGACCGCACCTTGAGTGAAACCTGGTTGTATCAGTACTTCCCGCCGGCACCGGACCAGCGTAAGTACACGTGA